The Bacteroidota bacterium genomic interval GTGTGGTGGGGGTTGGGGGAGGCGGGGGGAATGCAATCAACAGCATGATCGACAAGAGGCTCCAGGGAGTCGATTTCTTTGCGATCAATTGCGACATGCAGTCTCTCGAGCGCAACAAGGCGCCGAACAAGATCCAGATCGGGAAGAACCTGACGCGGGGTCTCGGCGCGGGAGCGGATCCTTCGATCGGCCAGCGGGCCGTCGAGGAGGACCGCGACGAGATCGCACGATCGATCGCCGGCAGCGACATGGTGTTCGTCACCGCCGGAATGGGCGGCGGAACGGGGACCGGCGGCGGCCCGATCGTCGCAAACATCGCGAAGAGCATCGGCGCGCTGGTCGTCGGCATCGTCACGCGGCCGTTCACCTGCGAGGGAAAGAAGCGGATGGCCCAGGCGGAAGCCGGGATCGAAGAGATGAAGAAGCAGGTCGATACGCTGATCGTCATTCCGAACCAGAAACTCCTCTCGATCGTCGAACGGAACACGCCGTTGCAGGAGGCGTTCGACCACGCGAACGAAGTGCTTCACAACGCGACGCGGGGGATTTCGGAATTGATTACGATTCCGGGGTTGATCAACGTCGATTTCGCGGATGTCCGTACGATCATGCGCGAGATGGGCGACGCGCTCATGGGTTCGGGAGTCGCGGCGGGTGAAAACCGCGCGATCGAAGCGGCGCATGCGGCGATTTCGAGCCCGCTCCTTGAGGGCGTCTCGATTTCCGGAGCGCTCGGCGTTCTCGTCAACGTCACCGGCGGGCCCACGATGTCGCTCGTCGAAGTCGACGAAGCGGTCAGCGTGATCCACGAGGCGGCAGGCGAAGAGGCGAACGTGATCATGGGTGCGGTGATCGACGAGAACCTCGGCGACGAGATGATGGTGACTGTGATCGCCACGGGCTTCAACAAGCGGGGCGTAAGCGGTGTGCGGGTCGCCCGGCAGACGGCGAAGGTGATCGAGCGGATTCCCGTCGGGCTTCAGGATCTTCAGAGGCTCGAGGAACCGGCGTTCATGCGGAAAGGAATCGAAATCACCGTAAACCCGTTCCGGTCGGACGATATGGACCAGCCGGAAACCGACAGCAACGCGGATACGGATAAGCCGGCGTTTCTCCGCAAGATCATGGACTGATGAACGAACTGAACCGGTACAATTCTTCATCCGAATAGCATGGCGCGCCGCTCTGCCGGTTGACCCTGGCGGTTAAACCCGGTCGATCGGTGCGCCGGCTACTTGTGATATCTCGTTCCGCCGCTCTGCGGCGGAATGCATACCGGGACGCTCCGCGTCCCCGGCCGCGCAGCGGCCGAAATATTCGTTCCCACGCAGAGCATGGGAACGAGACCCCCGCGGTTGTCATCCTGAGGGAGCGCAGCGACCGAAGGATCTGCAGCGTCGCATCTTCATCTTATCTCGTCATCCCGACATGTTTTAGGTCGGGATCTTTATAAAAGAGTTGAAAGATGCTGACCAGGAGCATGTCAGCATGACGAGGTGGAGAGACGTTCGGTCAAATTGAAACACCACCGAAGGATCTGGCTTGTTGCTTCTCGCTCCTCGAATTGATAGATTATGAGAGCATGAAAACCGCTCTCATCCTCGTCGTTGTGCTCGTTTTTCTTGTTCCCGCCGGCGTTCTGCCTCAACAGGCGAAGCTTTCCAGCGCCTTCAAAATCGCGCGCCTGAAATATACGGGCGGCGGCGATTGGTACAACGACCAGCAGGAGGAAGTGAACCTGCTGGCGTTCGTCAGGGAGCATTCCCTGATCGATGTGGAACCCGCCTACGAGTTCGTCGAAATTACGAATGACCGGCTCTTCACCTATCCGTTCATTTTCATGACCGGGCATGGGAACATCTCGTTCTCCGACCTCGAGGTCAAGCGGCTGCGGACCTATTTGGAGAACGGCGGCTTCATTTATGCGGACGACGACTACGGCATGGATAAGGCCTTCCGGCGCGAGATCAAGAAGGTGTTCCCCGAGCAGGAGCTCGTGGAGCTTCCCTATTCCTTTGGACTCTATCACTGCGAGTACGAGTTTCCGAACGGCCCGCCCAAGACCCACGAGCACAACGGAAAGCCCGCCCAGGGGTTCGGCCTCTTCCATAACAGAAGGCTCGTCCTCTATTATACATATGAGTCGAACCCCAGCGACGGCTGGAACGACGCCGAGGTCCACGGCGACCCCCCGGCAAAACGCGAGGAAGCGCTTCATTTTGGAACAAATATCGTCACCTGGGCGTTAACACATTAAGCCGGCCAGGCCTGCTCTCATGCAACCTCAGCATCCATCATCCCTCTATTCAGACATCCTTCGCCGGATCGCTTCGGTCCGGAGGAAGGAGAACCGGCTTGCCCTCCTGTACGGAACCCTGGCGGCCGGCATGCTCTGCCTTCTGATTCTTCTCGCAGCGGTTGTCGTCGAAGAGCTCTTTTCATTCGGGACGCCGGGGCGCACGGCGGTGTTTTCCGTTGCCGCGGCGGGAATGCTGGGATCCCTCTTCTGGTTCGTCGTCCGTCCGGTGATGCGCATGGCGGGGATCCTCAAGTCGGCGGGAAGCGCCCTCCTTGCAGAAAGGGTCGGCAAACATTTTCCGGAGGTTCGCGACCGTTTGCTCGACGCCATGCAAATGTACGAGCAGCGTGAGATACTGCAACCGAACTATTCCGTCGATTTAATCGATGCCTCGTTCACCGACCTCTACCGGCAGATCCAGCCGTTGAATTTTGCCGACGCGGTGAATGATTTTGCGGTGCGGAAGATGGGAAAGGTTGTGCTCTTTGCTGCGGGGATTTTTCTCCTCACGTTCGTCACCTCCCCGACCGGGTTTCTCGGATCGATGTACAGGATCGTCCATTACAACGTTTCGTTTGCGGACCCGCTCCCGGTCCGTTTCAAGATCGAGCCGGGCAACGTGGACGCCGTGCGGGGCGAGACCGTTCCGATCGTGGTGCGCACCGAGGGGAAGCCCGTCGATGCGATCTCGTTGCTCACCCGACAGAGGGGGCAGCTTGAATTCGAAACCCAGTCGCTCAAACTGCAGGGGGGAGTGTTCAAGACGGAGCTCGGGAACATCCGCGCCTCGACCGAGTATTACGCGTCGGTCGACGATATCAAGAGCGATAAGTTCACCATCAACGTTCTCGACAGGCCGCTCGTCCGGACCCTGCAGGTCAGGTTGAGCCCGCCGGCGTACACCAGGCTACCGGCGAAGACACAGGATGAGAACGCCGGGGATATAAACGCCTACCCCGGCACGAAAGCCGCGATCCACATCGTCTCCAGCAAGCCGCTCTCGGAGGCGACACTGCTCTTCAGCGATACGACAAGCGTGTCCCTGAGCCCTGACGGTTCGGCCGCGGAGGGGACGTTCACCGTCAAGAAGAACGGGACGTATCATCTTCTCCTGAAAGACAGCGACGGCCTGCCGAACGTCAATCCGATCGAGTACACGATCCGGGTCACCCCCGACGAGTATCCGGCCGCGGAGATTCTTTCGCCGGCAAAGAACACCGATCTCACGCAGGGGATGAAGCTCGACCTCTTCGTCCGGATCAAGGACGATTTTGGTTTCTCAAAACTGCGGGTCGCGTACCGGCTGGCACAGTCGCGCTACGAGCCTCCCGCGGAAAAGTATAGTTTCACCGACATCCCGTTGCCCGACAGGAATCAAAGCCCTCAGGAGCTCTGGTATCATTGGGACGTTTCGGAGCTGCGTCTTGTTCCCGAAGATGCCGTCTCCTACTATGTGGAGGTGTTCGATAACGACAACGTAACGGGGCCGAAGTCCGGCAAGAGCGAAAGCTATCTCCTCCGGCTCCCCTCCCTGGAGGAGGTGTTCTCCGACGTCTCCCAGGCGCACGACCAGTCGCTCGATCAGATGGAAAGCGTCGCAAAGGAGAGCCAGCAGCTCAAACAGGATATCGAAGAGTTGCAGCGGGAGATGAAGAAGAATCGCGAGAAGTCCGACTGGCAGCAGCAGAAGAAGGCCGAGGAGCTCCTGCAGAGGCACGATGAGATGAAGAAGAAGCTGGACGAGACTTCCAAGAAGCTGGAAGAGATGATGAATAAGATGGAGGATAACAAGCTCCTCTCGAAAGAGACGATGGAGAAGTATTCCGAGCTCCAGAAGCTGATGGAGGAATTGAAATCCCCCGAGTTGCAGGAGGCCCTCAAGAAACTCCAGGAATCGACGAAGCAGCTCTCGCCCGAGGAAATCAGGCAGGCGATGGAACGCCTGAAGCTCTCCGAGGATCAGTTCCGGCAGAGCCTCGAGCGCACGGTGGAGCTCCTGAAGAGGATCCACATCGAGCAGAAGATCGACGAACTGATCAAACGCGCGGAGGAAATGCAAAAGCAGCAGGAAGGCCTGAAGGAGCAAACCGCGAAGACCAGCCCCTCCGATCAGAAGAAGCGCGACGAGCTCTCGAAGCAGCAGCAGGATCTTCAGAAACAGGCCGAGTCGCTGGAGAAACAGGCGGCGGACCTCCAGAAAAAGATGGAGGAATTCCCGAAGGAAATGCCCGTCGATCAGATGGCAAAGGCTCAGGAACAATTGCAGAAAGACCAGCTCTCGAAACAAATGCAACAATCCTCCGGACAGATGCAATCCGGCGATCTTCAAAAGGCCCAGCAACAGCAAAGCCAGAGCGAGCAGTCCCTCTCGCAATTCCAGCAGCAGATGAAAGACGTGCAGAAATCCCTGCAGGACGAGCAGATGAAGCAGGTCGTCCGGGAGATGAAGAAGCAGCTCCAGAACATGCTCGAACTCTCCAAGCGGGAGGAATCGCTGAAGGAGGAGACAAAGGGGATGGATCCCAACTCCCAGCGGTTCCGCGAAGGGGCCCAGCAGCAGAGCGAGATGAAGAGCGATCTGGGGAACGTCGCCAATAACATGGCGGAACTCGCCAAGAAGACCTTCGCGGTGAGCCCGGAGATGTCGAAGGAGATGGGCGATGCGATGAAGGAAATGGAGCAGGCGACGGAAAATATGGAGTCACGCAACCCGGGCGGCTCGTCCGAAAAGCAGGGCGCGGCGATGGGTTCGATGAACCGCGCGGCGATGATGATGCAGAATGCGCTCAACGGGCTCCAGGGGGGAACCGGCGGGATGGGCATGGCGGGACTGATGGGCCGGTTGGGGCAGATGACGGGGATGCAACAGGGGATCAACCAGGGCACCCAGCAGGCGATGGGGATGGGCCAGGGTCAGCCGGGAATGACGCCGGAACAACAGGCGCAGTACAACCGGCTCGGCGGGTCGCAGGGAGCCGTCCAGAAATCGATGGAGGAACTTGCCCGCGAAGCGAAGAATGCGGGAGAGTACAGCAAGCTGCTCGGAGACCTCGATCGCATCGCACAGGAGATGAAGGAGGTTCAGACCGATCTGGAACAGGGAAACGTAAATCCCAACACCGCCAAAAAGCAGGAACATATTCTTTCCCGGCTGCTCGAATCGACCCGCTCGATGCGGGAGCGGGATTACGAAAAGCGGCGGAAGGCGGAGACGGGGACCGACATCCGGCGCGCAAGCCCCTCCGGGCTCGATCTTTCGACGCAGGAGGGCAAGAACAAGTTGAGGGAGGAGCTCCTCAAGGTGCTGGAGGGAAAGTACTCGAAGGACTACGAAGAGTTGATCAGGAAATATTTCGACCAGCTTGAGAAGGAAGATGTGAACCGGTAGCGCCGGTTCTCCCCCGGAAGACCACCCTTCCGACCTCGCACTCCGAACACCGTTCCTCCATGCAGTAAAACTTGTGCAGTTGCAGCGCCCCCTGGTGCAGCAGGGCCGAGTCGAGGGCGAACCGCCGCCTGACGAGTTGCCCTGCGATCGCCGTTGTGGAGCTGTTTTCTCCCCCCGGAGGGCATTCCGCCGACAGCATCGCCGTTCCCTCCTCGAGCATCGTATCCTTGTTGACCCGCGCGTGAAGATGACACACCGGGACGATACTGTTCACGATGATTTCGGCGGCGCGGCTCCTGCCGATGAGAGTCTTGAGCTCGCCGCGGGCTCGCTCGCCGAATCGGTAGTGGTTCGACCAGAACGAATCCGCGCGAACGACAAAGAGATTTTCGAGGATCGAGTAGCGCTGCCTCGCGCTCAGCACGTCTCCCCTGACCATCTGGAGAATGTAGCCGAAAAATCCCTTTCGTATCAGCCTGGGGATCAGCCTCGCCGCGCCGGCGAGCCGGAGAGTCGGGAAATTTTCAGGCCGGAGCCGGAAAAACTGCCATTCTGCGGCGGAGATCATTTCGCCGCCGTAACATTCCCCGCTCAGCGTCCAGAGGTTCCGCAACAGCTTCATATGCTTCGCGCTCTCCTTCTCCGGCTTGGAGAGGGATTCGGAAAGTAATCCGGAAATCCTGAAGAAGGCGGCTTCAAGCCTCGGCGATACGTCGCCTCCGCCCGGGGGCATGAAATGTCCGGCGATCGTCCGGAGGGTGAGATTCCTGGCAAGCCTGAGAAAGAGCGCCTGGTTCTTACCGTACCCCAGCGCTTCCATGATCCCTTCGTACATCAACTGTTCCCAGAGACCGTCCCGGTTCGCTTCCGGCAGATCGCAGTCCAGGTTGGGTGGGGGGAGTTCTCCGGGGTAAAGCCCGAACGGCAGGTCGTCGTATTCGCGCCCCGGCTCACCCACACGCGGCCGGAGACAGCCCGCCAGCTCCCTGAGGCGTTCAGAAAAACGCCGGACCTTGAGCTCAATCCGGTCGGTCGCGAGTTTGAGGAGCCATGATTTCAGAGTCGCGTCATCGACGATGCCGTTGAGGCCATAACACCGTATCCTCTCCGGGGGCTCTCCGCCTTCGTCTGCGTTCGCCCCCGCTGGAGCGCGATCTCCGGACACATCGAGGTAGTCGCCGAGGACGAGAACGGGAATTCTTCGGTGTGCGCGTGTCATCGGAGAAGTGCGCCCGGGGTTCGCGCGGAGAACGACGTGCAGGATCACCGAATTGTATTTCGGATCCAGGTTGTGCCTGTGACCGGTCCATTCCCGGTGCCGTCCGTGGAGTTCGACATCCCCGGTATAAAGCACGCCCCCGATCCGGATGCGGGCTCCGCGGAAGTCGGGTCCCCCGTCCCTGTTGAGTTTTCCCGGAGAGAGGATGCTCACATGTTTTCCGTCGTCGGTCCTGAGGTTTGAGGAGGGGAACCGCTGGTGAATCCAGATCTGGTTTAGGAATCGTTCGGAAATGGTGTACGACGCCGGCTTCGACGACATGGTGCCTCCCTTGTCGTGGTTGGATTTATGAAACGGTGACCGATCGCCTCCCGGTCAAATCTCGTTCCCACGCTCTGCGTGGGAACGCATAATCCGCCGCTCCGCGGCGGAACTCAAAAATACTTCGCCCTGTACTTGTTGATTCTCTCCCTGTACTCCAGAGCAACTTCCCGTGCCCGTTGCGCAAAATCCTTTCCGTTCGAGGCGTAGATAATACTGCGTCCGATGTTGATGATCGCGAGCTCTCCCCGGGCGTCGCATCCGTACCGGACTGCCTCTTCCAGGCTCCCCTTCTGGGCGCCGACGCCTGGTATCAGAACCGGCATCCCGGGTGCGAGCGAGCGGATGCGCTTCAATTCCGCCGGCCGGTTTGCGCCGGCAACCAATCCGACATTCTTTTTGGTGTTCCACCGTTTCGCCGCGCGCACCACGTGCTCGTATAACGGTTTGCCGTTCACCTTCAGGTGTTGGAAATCCTTCGCGCCTTTGTTGGATGTCACCGCCAGAATGAACGCGCACTGTTCCCGGCGTCTCATGAACGGTTCGACCGAATCCTTCCCCATGTACGGGCTGACCGTCGTCCCCGAGAACTCCCAGTCTTCGCAGAGGAGCATCGCCTGACGTTCCGCCGAGGAGGGGATGTCCCCCCTCTTGGCGTCCCCGATGCTGAGAACGTCGTCCGGCATTCTGGCGAGCGTCTGGTGGATCGTATACCAGCCGTGCTCGCCCGCCGATTCATAAAAGGCGACGTTCAGTTTGTACGCGCAGACGATATCCTTCGTCGCGTCGATGATCCGCCGGTTGAATTCGAATTGGGGATCCCCGTACGCGTAAAGAAATTCCGGCACCTTCATCGCGTCGGTGTCGAGCCCGATACAGAGGAGGGAATTGTTCTTTCGTTGGATATGTCTCAGTCTCTGGACGAAGTCCATCGAAGCTCCTATTGCGAAACCCCTCCGGAGGCGTCCGGTTTCAGATACCCGTCCAGCCACTCGAAGACCGTCTTGTGCCACAACTCGCTGTTCAGCGGCTTCAACACCCAGTGGCCTTCGTCCGGGAAGTAGAGCCACTTGGAGGGAATCCCTTTCCGTTGGAGAGCGGTGAAGAGGCTCATCCCCTCGCCGACCGGAACGCGGTAATCGAGCTCGCTGTGGATGATCAGAGCGGGCGTCTTGAAATTGGCGGCGTACTTGTGCGGCGAGAACTTGTCGTAATCCGGAGTCTCCCAGGGAATGCCGTGTTCCCATTCGTCGAACCAGGTTTCCTCCGTTACTCCGTACATGCTGTTGAAATTATAGACGCCGTCGTGGGTGATGATCGTCTTGAATTTGTCCGTATGACCCTCGAACCAATCCATCATGTACCCGCCGAAGGATGCTCCGGCGGCGGCCATCCGGCTGGTATCGACATAGGGAAGCTGTTCCATATAGCCGAGGCCGTTCATGAGATCGACATAGACCTTTCCGCCCCAGTCGCGGCTGATCTCATCGACGAACTTCTGGCCGAAGCCTGTGCTCCCGCGGGGATTCGGGAGCGCGAGCACGTACCCCTTTGAGGCCCAGAGCTCCGGATTCCAGCGATACGACCAGGAGTTCATGAAAGCGCCTTGCGGGCCGCCGTGCGCCCAGAACACCAGCGGATATTTTTTCGTCACGTTCGCTTCGGTTTCCTTGCTCCCCGCGGGCGTTGTACCGCCGGCGGAGAACGTCGGGGGTTTGATGATCCACATCTGGACCTGCGTGCCTCCGGCGCCGGCGAACCACACAGCCTCGGGCTCCGCAAAGGCGAGTTGTGAAAAAAGGTCGTCGTTCACATGCGTAAGAGGTTTTGCGTTCTTCCCTCCGGGCGAGGCCGTGTAGATTTCGACCGGGCGTGTGAAAGATTGGCGGGAAAAAACGAGCATCTTTCCGTTTGGAGCAACGTTGATGTCGCCGTTGACGGCGCCGTCGACGACCTTCTTGATGTCGTCATCCCGGAGAGTAACGGACCAGAGGGGCCGGTTCGCCTTCTCTTCCGCCTCGAAGTAAAGAGTCTTGCCGTCGTGAGACCAGACGATCGACTCGATCCCGGCATCGAAGTCCGTCGTGAGACTGTGGCTCGCATGCGAGGAGCGATCATAGATCATCAATTGCCACCGGTCGGCTTCAAATCCCGGACGCGATTGGGCGCGGTAGGCGATATACTTCCCGTCAGGGGAATAGCGGGGAAATCCGTCTGCCGCGAGATTCGTCGTGAGTTGTTTTCGCTCCATCGTGGCGAGATTGACCTCGTAGATATCATGGTTCGTGCTCCACGATTCGTCGTGGGGGGGGACGGGAGTCGCGGTGTAGGCCAGCATGCCGCCGTCGGGAGAAAAATCAAAATCGTCGCCGGCAGAGAATGTCGAAGAGGTGGGCACCGCATCCCGGTCGCCGGGCGTCACATCCCGGGGATCCCCGCCGGCAACCGGCACGACAAAGAGATGCTGCCTCTTATCGTCGACCCAGCTGTCCCAGTGCCTGTAGAGCAGTTTTGTCATGATTCGGGCCTTTACCTTGCTCGTGTCCCGCCCGTCCTGCTTGCTCTTGTTAAGAGCGTTGCTTTCCGAGTACGGCTTATCGGAGAATTCGGGGAAGACAGCCGAGACAAACGCTATGTTCTTTCCGTCGGGAGACCAGACCGCCTGATTCGCCTCGGTCGAGATCGAGGTCAGTTGTTTCGCCTCGCCCGCTTCGACGGGCTGCACATAAATCTGATAGGACCCGCTCCTGTTCGACTCGAACGCAATCCATTTTCCGTCGGGTGACCACCGGGGGTGGCGGTCCTGCTTCGGACTGCTTGCGAAGCGGCGGGCCTCGCCTCCTCCGGAAGGAATGATCCAGATATCGTTGTTTGACTTGTTATTCGGCTTGTCGACCTCGGCGACGACGTACGCCACCCATTTGCCGTCCGGCGAAAGTTGGGGATCGCTCACCCGCTTGATCTTGAACAGGTCCTGAAGTTCGATCGGGCGTTTCACCTGCGACAGCAGAGGGGAGAAGGCGGCAATTGCGAGAAGGAGCGTAGGGAGTAATAGGGTTCGTGCTATGCGATTACGATTCATCGGGTGGATCCTCCTGTGTGTGTCGTGCGAAGAAAGTTCGAGAGTATGGTCCTGGGTGCGCTCTCACTATTTGAAATTTTTCCACATCATCGACTCGACCGGCTTTATCGTGCGCTTCCGGTATTTTGCGGTTGTGCGTTTATTGTAAGGCACTTCCACATCGCCGCTCACCTCGAAGTAAATCAATTGGCCGATCGGCATTCCGGCATAGATGCGGACCGGTTGGCGAACCGAGATTTCAAGCGTCCAGGTGTTGCAGAATCCGATGTCCCCCTTGCCGGCGGTCGCATGGATGTCGATTCCAAGCCGGCCGATGCTGCTCTTCCCCTCAAGAAACGGGACATGCCGGTGGGTTTCCGTGTATTCTTCCGTGACGCCGAGGTAGAGTTTGCTCGGCACGAGAATCATCCCTTCGCTCGGAATCCGGAACGAGGTGACTTTGTTGTGGCGGCGTGCATCGAGGATTTCGTCCCGGTATGTGGCGAACCAACTGCCGAGGTGAACGTCGTAGCTATTGGAGCCGAGGTATTTGCGATTGAACGGCTTGATGACCACCGTTCCCCGCCTCATCTCGGCGAGGATTTGCCTGTCTGAAAGGATCATTCAGCTCAGAATTGTAAGAATGGGCAGATGGTCGGGGAGCAACGGTGCTCTAATTTAGCAATATTTGCGAGAGAAGCAAAGGGGGGTGGTTTCTCAATTTGACCGAAGCTCTCTCCACCTTGTCATGCTGACATGCTCCTGGTCAGCATCTTCATTTCATCGCCGCATACCCTTCATCCCGGCAGGCCTGCAATCCCGTTGTCGTCAGGCGCGCCAATTCTTCGAATAGACCCGCGTTCCTGGTCTTGAAGTTGAAACAGGATTTGCCCTGCATCCGGGTCCGCAACTCCTTCGAGAGGCCGGCCGCGAGTTTCGGAAACATATAAACGGGCATGAAATGAAAGCTCACGTACGCTTTGCTGATCTTGACCCAGGCGACAGGATATCCCTTCCCCAGCTTCGGACTGAACTCCACGCCGAGGCAGTAATAGCCGGGCGAATCTGCAGTCACGACGAGTCTCCTGGAGTGTTTCCGAAGAATGTCCCTCAATTCGGCAAAGATGGATTCAAACTCCGAATGGTTCGTGGGCATGAGCTATTCCCCGGCGACCTCCCTGTGTCGGTTCTTCCACTGCCAGACACCGGTAGTGATATCTTGTGGAAGCCGGTGGCCCAGGGCTCTGGCGGCTAGAATAATCTGTCCCCGGTGGTGGGCCTCATGCGCGACCATGTAAGTCATAAAGTGTGCCGCATCGGGGGGAATACTGGACCACGTAACGTTCGTGTTCAGAACGCCTCCATGATCGATACCGGCGGTCAATAACTCTATAATCCCCCGGTTGCTCCGTTTAAGTGCTCGGAGCAATGCGCTTCGACTGACGCGCCTTCGGTCTACTGATAAGGGAGTCTTGATCCCGTACTGTTTTCCGACCATCTTGATCCATGAACACCGCGAATTATGGATATGGCCCGCGATCATGCGAATGGTCCGCCGGGGAGCGCCCGGAATCGTCTCGCTCCATAGGTCGTCCGGAAGATTCTCGAAAAAGAATTCCGTCACCCTGTTATTGGTCCCCCACGTGGAAAGCAGGGGATTGTCTTTCGGGACCGCTTTCATTACTCGAAAAAGTTGTTACTCGCGTTTTCCGTTCGTGGAAAGAAAGTCCAGGACGATTCTATTGAATTCGTCAGGCCGTTCGAAATTGAGAAGGTGGCCGCACCCCGAGACCACCACCTTCCTGCCACCGGGAATGAGGGATGCCAAAGTATCAGCGACATTATGCATGTCCGGTTCATCGCGCTCGCCCACGATGGCCAATGCCGGCACCTTGATTTCACTGAGCCTGCGAATGGCCGGTGGAACAGATTTCTTGAATCCCCAGAGATTTGGTTTACTGAACTGAATGCCGGACCATTCGGAAATGATCTGCCGGATTTTCGCCTTCACGGATCGAGACTTGTTTACGGGTGTCAGCAACCGGTCCCCTTGCCAGACCTCCTTCGCCCTCGCCAGACCGGAATCCTTCGCAAGCCTCGGGTAGCTTGCCAAACGGCCGCGAAGAGGCTCGTTGAACCGGTATCCATCGAGCGATGCGCCGACGGTTATGACCCCCTCTGTCATTTGTGGATAGTCGACGGCAAATCGAACTGCTGCCCACCCGCCCAATGACATTCCCACGATCGTGGCCTTATCCACGCCTAATTTCCTGAGCAGCGTGGCGATCTCCGTGCTGGATGATATTGGGGTGTCAGGAACCGATGAGCGCCCATAACCGCTCATGTCATACCGGATGACACGATACTGCATGGCAAAGGTGTCAAACTGGTCGTCCCACATTCGAGAGTCCAGGCTGAATCCGTGAATAAGAAGAAGCGCTCTTCCTTCCCCTTTCTCCTCATAGTACACCTTTCTGCCCTCAATATCAGCGTAGCCGGTTTTAAGTACCTGACTGGTGAGTGCGGATGATAGCAGGAGCGAGGCTACAATGAGGAAACGGGATCGACGATTACTCCCCACGGGAATACCCATGCGTACGAACATAGGAAAAACTCCCTTCCTAATCCGCGGATGATGCAACCCGGACGAGAGATCGCGGCTGAAAATCATCGCAAAGCTCACGAGCCTTCGAGACAAAAGCCTTGAATTCAGGGCGGTCTCTCCATGCCTTGATTGCATCGGCGCTCTCCCAGGGGCCGAAAGAAATAAACTGTCGTGGGTTCGCAGAATCCTGAAGGAGATAGGCAGTTCCGGCGGCCCCAGGTTGATTGTGAGCGGTCCATCGGGCAAAGGCGTTCCATTCGCCGATAAACGCCATCTCGTTGCCGGCTTTAGCCGACCAGATCCCGAGCGTGTACGGTTGATTGATCTCGTTCATTACTTCATCCTCTCTTTCTCAACTCACCGCTTTCTTCAACAGAGCGATGATCTTTGTCTCTGCCGTGGCATCCAACTCCTTCAGCGCGAATGCGACCGGCCACAGATGACCCTCGTCAAGGCGAGCCTTGTCGCTGAAGCCAAATGTCGCGTACCGGGTTTTGAACTTCTGTGCGGCTTGGAAAAAACAGACGACGTTCCCGTCCCTGGCATACGCGGGCATTCCGTACCAGGTTTTCGGCGAGAGGGTTGGTACGCTGGCTTGGATGATCGCATGAAGCCGCTTTGCCGTGGCGCGATCCGGTTCCTTCATCGCCG includes:
- a CDS encoding DUF4159 domain-containing protein encodes the protein MKTALILVVVLVFLVPAGVLPQQAKLSSAFKIARLKYTGGGDWYNDQQEEVNLLAFVREHSLIDVEPAYEFVEITNDRLFTYPFIFMTGHGNISFSDLEVKRLRTYLENGGFIYADDDYGMDKAFRREIKKVFPEQELVELPYSFGLYHCEYEFPNGPPKTHEHNGKPAQGFGLFHNRRLVLYYTYESNPSDGWNDAEVHGDPPAKREEALHFGTNIVTWALTH
- a CDS encoding DUF2851 family protein; this translates as MSSKPASYTISERFLNQIWIHQRFPSSNLRTDDGKHVSILSPGKLNRDGGPDFRGARIRIGGVLYTGDVELHGRHREWTGHRHNLDPKYNSVILHVVLRANPGRTSPMTRAHRRIPVLVLGDYLDVSGDRAPAGANADEGGEPPERIRCYGLNGIVDDATLKSWLLKLATDRIELKVRRFSERLRELAGCLRPRVGEPGREYDDLPFGLYPGELPPPNLDCDLPEANRDGLWEQLMYEGIMEALGYGKNQALFLRLARNLTLRTIAGHFMPPGGGDVSPRLEAAFFRISGLLSESLSKPEKESAKHMKLLRNLWTLSGECYGGEMISAAEWQFFRLRPENFPTLRLAGAARLIPRLIRKGFFGYILQMVRGDVLSARQRYSILENLFVVRADSFWSNHYRFGERARGELKTLIGRSRAAEIIVNSIVPVCHLHARVNKDTMLEEGTAMLSAECPPGGENSSTTAIAGQLVRRRFALDSALLHQGALQLHKFYCMEERCSECEVGRVVFRGRTGATGSHLPSQAGRNIS
- the ftsZ gene encoding cell division protein FtsZ produces the protein MIELDNYFDHGAKIRVVGVGGGGGNAINSMIDKRLQGVDFFAINCDMQSLERNKAPNKIQIGKNLTRGLGAGADPSIGQRAVEEDRDEIARSIAGSDMVFVTAGMGGGTGTGGGPIVANIAKSIGALVVGIVTRPFTCEGKKRMAQAEAGIEEMKKQVDTLIVIPNQKLLSIVERNTPLQEAFDHANEVLHNATRGISELITIPGLINVDFADVRTIMREMGDALMGSGVAAGENRAIEAAHAAISSPLLEGVSISGALGVLVNVTGGPTMSLVEVDEAVSVIHEAAGEEANVIMGAVIDENLGDEMMVTVIATGFNKRGVSGVRVARQTAKVIERIPVGLQDLQRLEEPAFMRKGIEITVNPFRSDDMDQPETDSNADTDKPAFLRKIMD
- a CDS encoding DUF4175 family protein, with the translated sequence MQPQHPSSLYSDILRRIASVRRKENRLALLYGTLAAGMLCLLILLAAVVVEELFSFGTPGRTAVFSVAAAGMLGSLFWFVVRPVMRMAGILKSAGSALLAERVGKHFPEVRDRLLDAMQMYEQREILQPNYSVDLIDASFTDLYRQIQPLNFADAVNDFAVRKMGKVVLFAAGIFLLTFVTSPTGFLGSMYRIVHYNVSFADPLPVRFKIEPGNVDAVRGETVPIVVRTEGKPVDAISLLTRQRGQLEFETQSLKLQGGVFKTELGNIRASTEYYASVDDIKSDKFTINVLDRPLVRTLQVRLSPPAYTRLPAKTQDENAGDINAYPGTKAAIHIVSSKPLSEATLLFSDTTSVSLSPDGSAAEGTFTVKKNGTYHLLLKDSDGLPNVNPIEYTIRVTPDEYPAAEILSPAKNTDLTQGMKLDLFVRIKDDFGFSKLRVAYRLAQSRYEPPAEKYSFTDIPLPDRNQSPQELWYHWDVSELRLVPEDAVSYYVEVFDNDNVTGPKSGKSESYLLRLPSLEEVFSDVSQAHDQSLDQMESVAKESQQLKQDIEELQREMKKNREKSDWQQQKKAEELLQRHDEMKKKLDETSKKLEEMMNKMEDNKLLSKETMEKYSELQKLMEELKSPELQEALKKLQESTKQLSPEEIRQAMERLKLSEDQFRQSLERTVELLKRIHIEQKIDELIKRAEEMQKQQEGLKEQTAKTSPSDQKKRDELSKQQQDLQKQAESLEKQAADLQKKMEEFPKEMPVDQMAKAQEQLQKDQLSKQMQQSSGQMQSGDLQKAQQQQSQSEQSLSQFQQQMKDVQKSLQDEQMKQVVREMKKQLQNMLELSKREESLKEETKGMDPNSQRFREGAQQQSEMKSDLGNVANNMAELAKKTFAVSPEMSKEMGDAMKEMEQATENMESRNPGGSSEKQGAAMGSMNRAAMMMQNALNGLQGGTGGMGMAGLMGRLGQMTGMQQGINQGTQQAMGMGQGQPGMTPEQQAQYNRLGGSQGAVQKSMEELAREAKNAGEYSKLLGDLDRIAQEMKEVQTDLEQGNVNPNTAKKQEHILSRLLESTRSMRERDYEKRRKAETGTDIRRASPSGLDLSTQEGKNKLREELLKVLEGKYSKDYEELIRKYFDQLEKEDVNR